One part of the Melopsittacus undulatus isolate bMelUnd1 chromosome 17, bMelUnd1.mat.Z, whole genome shotgun sequence genome encodes these proteins:
- the LASP1 gene encoding LIM and SH3 domain protein 1, which produces MNPNCARCGKIVYPTEKVNCLDKFWHKACFHCETCKMTLNMKNYKGYEKKPYCNAHYPKQPFTMVADTPENLRLKYQTELQSPIRYKEEFEKNKGKGFCVVTDTPELQRIKKIQDQISDIKYHEEFEKSRMRLSPGEGAELEQRNSQDSTNYQRPTEQQQQQQQQQQPQVHHIQPSNSVYQQPMSQSYGYKEPAAPASTQRNAPAGGWKRFRAVYDYNAADEDEVSFQDGDTIINVQQIDDGWMYGTVERTGDTGMLPANYVEAI; this is translated from the exons TTCTGGCACAAAGCATGTTTCCACTGCGAGACCTGCAAGATGACCCTAAACATGAAAAACTACAAGGGCTACGAGAAGAAGCCGTATTGCAATGC ACACTACCCGAAGCAGCCCTTCACCATGGTGGCAGACACCCCGGAGAACCTGCGCCTAAAGTACCAGACTGAGCTGCAGAGCCCG ATCCGCTACAAGGAGGAGTTTGAGAAGAACAAGGGGAAAGGTTTCTGTGTGGTGACTGACAccccagagctgcagaggaTCAAGAAGATCCAGGATCAAATCAGTGAT atcAAATACCACGAGGAGTTCGAGAAGAGCCGGATGAGGCTGAGCCCTGGTGAGGGTGCGGAGCTGGAGCAGCGGAATTCCCAGGATAGCACCAACTACCAGAGACCCacggagcagcagcagcagcagcagcagcagcagcagccccaggtcCATCACATCCAGCCCAGCAACTCAG tCTACCAGCAGCCGATGTCCCAGTCCTATGGCTACAAGGAGCCCGCGGCACCAGCTTCCACCCAGCGCAATGCTCCTGCTGGAGGGTGG aAGCGTTTCCGTGCTGTCTATGACTACAACGCAGCCGATGAGGATGAGGTCTCCTTCCAGGACGGTGACACCATCATCAACGTGCAGCAGATCGATGACGGGTGGATGTACGGCACCGTGGAGCGCACGGGGGACACGGGGATGCTCCCTGCCAACTACGTGGAGGCCATTTGA